From one Eucalyptus grandis isolate ANBG69807.140 chromosome 9, ASM1654582v1, whole genome shotgun sequence genomic stretch:
- the LOC104418582 gene encoding patatin-like protein 3, translating to MEKKASSLKIRPPTYGKLITILSIDGGGVRGIIPGVILGYLEAQLQELDGEGARLADYFDVIAGTSTGGLITAMLSAPDAHNRPLFAAKDIVPFYLENCPKIFPQGCGSLGSVLNTIKSLTGPKYNGVYLHKLIRKLLGSTRLHDTLTSLVIPTFDIKKLQPVLFSSYEVSKHSFLDAQVSDICIGTSAAPTYFPAYYFKTEDKDGRVHEFNLIDGGLAANNPTLIAISEVTRQILKEDPDFFDIKSPIDYTRLLVISLGSGSDTSELKFDAKKASKWGLFSWLYEDGSSPLIDAYTQGSADLVDYQNSVAFKTYQSEDNYLRINDDTLKGTLSSVDTSTKKNLEGLVKVGEDLLRKAVSRVNLDTGHYEPIPNAGTNEEALKRFAKLLSDEKKLRESRCPHNMHGT from the exons atggagaaaaaagCTTCGTCGTTGAAAATTCGGCCTCCGACGTATGGAAAACTCATCACAATCCTTAGTATTGACGGCGGAGGAGTCCGAGGAATCATTCCGGGGGTTATTCTCGGTTACCTCGAAGCCCAACTCCAG GAGTTGGATGGAGAAGGTGCGAGGCTTGCAGACTATTTCGATGTAATAGCAGGAACAAGCACCGGGGGTCTCATCACGGCCATGTTGTCTGCACCTGATGCTCACAACCGTCCTCTCTTCGCTGCAAAAGACATAGTCCCATTTTACTTGGAGAATTGTCCTAAAATCTTTCCTCAAGGATG tggGAGCCTGGGTTCGGTCTTGAACACGATAAAATCTCTGACGGGGCCCAAGTACAATGGAGTTTATCTTCACAAATTAATAAGGAAGTTACTTGGAAGCACGAGATTGCACGATACCCTTACCAGCTTGGTCATCCCGACTTTCGATATCAAAAAGCTTCAACCAgttctattttcttcttatgaG GTGTCAAAACATTCTTTTTTAGACGCTCAAGTTTCTGACATTTGCATCGGCACTTCCGCTGCTCCGACGTATTTCCCTGCCTATTATTTCAAGACGGAAGATAAAGATGGGCGAGTCCATGAATTTAATCTCATCGACGGTGGTTTGGCCGCCAACAATCCG aCATTGATCGCCATCAGCGAAGTGACGAGGCAAATCTTGAAGGAAGACCCGGATTTCTTCGACATCAAATCGCCGATAGACTACACTCGACTGCTAGTGATTTCACTGGGGTCGGGCTCGGACACGTCGGAGCTCAAGTTTGACGCCAAGAAGGCTTCGAAGTGGGGATTGTTCTCCTGGCTGTACGAGGACGGCTCGAGCCCTTTGATAGATGCCTACACGCAAGGGAGTGCCGACCTGGTCGATTACCAGAATTCCGTGGCTTTCAAGACCTACCAGTCCGAGGACAATTACCTCCGCATCAAC GACGACACTCTCAAGGGGACTTTATCTTCGGTGGACACATCCACGAAAAAGAACTTGGAGGGTCTGGTGAAAGTTGGTGAGGACTTGTTGAGGAAGGCGGTCTCGCGAGTTAATCTCGACACCGGCCACTACGAACCCATTCCAAATGCCGGCACCAATGAGGAAGCCCTCAAAAG GTTTGCGAAGCTACTCTCTGACGAGAAGAAACTCCGTGAGTCGAGATGTCCGCATAACATGCATGGGACATAG